One [Limnothrix rosea] IAM M-220 genomic window carries:
- a CDS encoding pentapeptide repeat-containing protein, with the protein MATLILGMSLPAIAQDSKLNYTYSELPNKDFSGQQLRAASFARADVRSSNFHRSDLSRAILTEGNFMNTDLTEANLTEAFMDQVNMSGADLTNAIFTDAVAPGTNFTDAEITGADFSGALLDRYQLSQLCKRASGTNSITGIETRYSLNCKD; encoded by the coding sequence ATGGCCACACTGATTTTAGGCATGTCTCTGCCGGCGATCGCCCAAGATAGCAAATTAAACTACACCTACTCAGAACTTCCTAACAAAGACTTTTCTGGCCAACAACTGCGAGCCGCTAGCTTTGCCCGCGCTGACGTGAGAAGTAGCAACTTTCATCGCAGCGATCTCAGCCGAGCAATTCTTACCGAAGGAAATTTCATGAATACAGATTTGACCGAAGCAAATTTAACTGAAGCCTTTATGGATCAAGTCAATATGTCTGGAGCTGATTTAACCAATGCTATTTTTACAGACGCTGTTGCACCCGGCACAAACTTTACCGACGCAGAAATTACGGGAGCAGATTTTTCCGGCGCTTTACTAGATCGTTATCAACTCTCGCAACTCTGTAAACGCGCCTCCGGCACGAACTCAATCACAGGTATAGAAACTCGGTACAGCTTAAATTGCAAAGACTAG